The Rhodothermus marinus DSM 4252 DNA segment CTGACGACCGAGGGACGGCGTCACATCGTGGGCCTGCAGGGACAGCTCTGGGGCGAGACGCTCCGCACACCGGACCGCGTCTTCTACATGGCCGTACCCCGAATGCTGGCGCTGGCCGAACGCGCCTGGGCCGAGCGGCCGGCCTGGAGCCAGATCGTCGATCCGGAAGCCCGCCAGCAGGCCCTGCAGGCGGCCTGGAACGCGTTTGCTAACCGACTGGGTCAGCGCGAACTGCCCCGGCTCGACGCGCTCTACGGCGAGACGGCGCCCTATCGCCTGCCGCCGCCCGGTGCCGTCGTCGAGGACGGCCTTCTGAAGGCCAACGTGGCGCTCCCGGGTCTGACGATCCGCTACACGCTGGACGGCAGCGAGCCCACGGCCGCCTCGCCCCGGTACACGGGGCCGGTCCGGCTCGAAGGGCACGGCGAGGTGCGCCTGCGCACATTCGACACGAACGGACGCGGCAGCCGCACCGTACGCGTGGTCTACTGAACGCCCAGCACCCGGTCGAGCAGCCGCTCCAGCACCTCGTGCAGCGGGCGGTAGGCCTCGGCCGGGTGCGCCAGGAGCGCCTCCGCCGGTTGCACGGAGGCCGAGCGGACACGGGCAGCCTCCAGTTCTGCCCGGCCGGCGCGCACGAGCGCCTGCACGCTCGCGGGCGTCATCTCCAGATGAAACTGCAGCCCCAGCGCCCGATCTTTCCAGACGAAGGCCTGATGGGCACAGGCTGCGCTTTCCATGAGGTGCACCGCGCCCGGCGGCAGATCGAACGTATCGCCATGCCAGTGAAAGACGGTCAGCTCGTCGGGCATGTCGGCCAGCAGCGGATGCACGCGCCCCTGCGACGTGCGGCGCACCGGGAACCAGCCGATCTCGGGCTGCGGCCCCGGATAGACGCGTCCGCCCAGCACCTCGGCCAGGAGCTGCGCCCCCAGACACACCCCCACTACCGGCCGACCCGCTTCGAGCACGGCCCGCAGGAATGCCTTCTCATCCCGGAGCCACGGGTAACGATCTTCGTCGTAGACGCCCATCGGGCCGCCCATCACCACCACGCCCTCGACGGCTTCCGGCTCAGGCAACTTCTCATCTGCATAGAAGCGCGTAAACGACAGCCGATGCCCGCGCTGCTGCGCCCACGTGGCAATGTGCGCGGGCCCCTCGAACGGGACGTGCTGCAATACGTGCAGGTGCATACCACGTTGCAGTTTAAAACAACTCAGCTCAAAAAATACTCAGGACAGAATAGCCATCGCTGATGCAGTAGCCAGATCAGATCAACAGTATCAATGGTCCGGCGTCAGCCAGACGAAGTCGCCCAGACCCATGTGCTGCGCCGGATCGAACCGGAGCGGGTCGGCCGACGGGCGAAGCACCACCACCAGCATACGCGTACCGGGCCGGTAGCGACGCAGCATTTCGGGTGTGCCCAGACGTGCTTCCACGTGGAAGGCGCCGGTCACGTGCACGATGAGCGCTTCGGGCTGGCGCATCAGGTGCTCGGCCAGCGTGTAGGCCATCGTGGCGTCCCAGAGCGCCTGCGCCTGCAGCAGCCGCTCCGGATCGACGTGCATGGGTCCGTGCCCGGCCCCGCGCATCAACTTCAGGAAACGCCGCCGGTACAGGTCCGACGGCTCCGGATAGGGCAGCGGCGGCAGGTAAGCCCGTGCCTGCGGCGAGAGCGCCGTCAGCGCCTCCCGCCCGAGGCGACTGACCCGGTTCACGTAACGACGGGGCGCGTTGGCGGCCAGAATCGTCCAGCCGTGCGCCCGGGCAAACTCCACCAGCGGCCGGTAGTCCCTTTCGTAGTTGCGCCAGGGACGCGCGGCCTCCAAGAATTGCGCCTCGGTGATCAGTCCTGCTCGGTACTCGTCGAGTACGAGCTGCACGTCGCGCTCGAACATCTCCAGCGACAGCACCAGCGGCCGCTCGTCGCCGTAGCGCTCCTGCAGCGCCTCCAGCACGCGGAGCTGCCGCCGGTGCGCCACCGTGTCGTCGTGCTGCTCGCCCAGAAAGACTACCTCGACGGCACCGGCCACTTCCAGCAGTTGCGTCCACGAAGCCGGACGCCCGTCGGCCGTGAACAGGCCGGGCTCGGGCGTCTGCGCCCGAACCCCCAGCGCCACGAGCAGGCTTCCGATCAGCAGAATGCGTCGACTCATGACTTCTTTCGGCGGGAGCGGCGGCGTTTCTTCCCGGGCGGGGCGCTCTGCTCGGGCGAAGGCGCTTCGGCTTCCGCTTCGGAACGAATGCCCCTCCGGTGTCCTTCGTGCACGTAGAGGGCATCCACCAGCATGGCCAGCAGCTCCGGCTCTTCCTGCGCCAGCTGCTCCACCAGCGGCACGAAGCGCGCAATCCGCTCCCGGTCCAGACTGGTCGTTTCGCGGTAGCGGTCTTCGAGCAGCGCGACGGCGCGTTCGGCCACCCGCTCGGCCACGGTCTCGGGCGTGGGCAGCGTGCCCTTTTCGAGCGGAATGTCGTACTGGCGGGCAATCGCCCGAAGCCGCGCCTCCTCGAGCGGCGTCACCAGCACGATCGTGGTGCCTTCCTTCCCCACGCGCCCGGTGCGTCCGGAGCGGTGCACATAATACTCGGGATCCTGGGGCACGTCGTACATGAACACGTGGCTCAGATCCGAGATGTCGATGCCGCGCGCCGCCACGTCGGTAGCCACCAGCAGGCGGAGCTGGCCCTTCCGGAGCCGGTCCATAATCCGCTCCCGTTGTTTCTGCGGCAGGTCGCCCGTGATCGCGTCGGCATTGTAGCCGTAGTTTTTGAGAAACTGCCCCAGGTACTCGACGTCGCGCTTCGTGTTGGCGAAGATGATGGCCGACTCCGGGTTTTCCAGTTCAATGAGCTGCACGAGCGCCCGGTCTTTCTCCATGGGCGGCACGATGAAGTAGCGATGCTCGATGGTCTCGGCCGCGATTCGATCCGTGCTCAGCGACACGAAGGCCGGGTCCTTCAGAAACTCGCGGGCCAGTGCCTGCACGCGCGGCGGCATCGTGGCACTGAACATGGCCGTGTTGCGCTCGCGCGGCAGGTAGCGCTTGAGCTGGCGCATGGCCGGGTAAAAGCCCATCGAGAGCATTTCGTCGGCTTCGTCGAAGACGAGCACCTGGAGCGCGCCCAGCCGGAGCGCTCCGCGTTCGATCAGGTCCAGAATGCGACCGGGCGTGCCGATCACCACCTGGGCGCCCTGCTCCAGCGCCTTGAGCTGCGGACCGTAGCGCACACCGCCGTAGACGAGCACGGCCCGAAGCGATTGCGCTCCAGAGACGCCCGTTTTCATCTGCTCGAACGCCTCAGAGATCTGCCGGGCCAGCTCACGCGTGGGGGTCAGGATCAGCGCCTGCACCTGCCCGCGGGAAGGGTCCAGCCGCTCGAACAGCGGCAACAGAAACGCACCGGTCTTGCCCGATCCGGTCTGCGACTGGACGATCACGTCGCGACCTTCGAGCAGATAGGGCAACGTGCGGCGTTGCACCGGCATCAGCTCGGTCCAGCCGATCGCCCGGGCGGCCTGCTGCATGCGCTCGGGCAACTCCGCAAGGGATACTTCCGGCAACGGCTCGCCGGTGGCCTGAACGGCCGCCGCCTCCTGTTTTTTCTGCTGAGCCCGTCGCGTCAGATCGATGACGGTGGTGTAGGGCGAGCGAACCGGTTCTTCGGCCATGGTTTTCCTGTGGTTTTGATCAAAACAGATGCGGCGGCCCGGGGCCGCCGTCTTTTTCTCCCAACGCCGAAGCCTGCCGGTTCGATCCGAAGCGCCTACATGGCCATGCCGCCGTCGACGTGCAGCACGTGTCCGGTGATATAGCCGGCGGCAGGCGAAGCCAGGAACAGCACGGCCTGCGCCACGTCTTCGGGCGTGCCCGGCCGGCCCAGCGGAATGCCGCTCAGCATGGCCTGGCGGGCCTGTTCGGGCAGCGCGGCCGTCATGTCGGTTTCGATGTAGCCGGGCGCCACCACGTTCACCGTAATGCCCCGGCTGCCCAGCTCCCGCGCCAGGCTCTTCGAAAAGCCGATGATGCCGGCCTTCGAGGCCGCATAGTTCGTCTGTCCCGCATTGCCTACCACACCCACCACCGACGAGATGTTGATGATGCGGCCGCTGCGCTGGCGCATCATGGGCCGGTAGACCTGCTTGCAGAAGTTGAACACGCTCTTCAGGTTGGCCGCCAGCACGGCATCCCAGTCCGCCTCGCTCATGCGGAGCAGCAGGTTGTCGCGCGTGATCCCGGCATTGTTCACGAGCACGTCGATCTTGCCCCAGGCCTCCAGCACGGCCTCCACGACACGTCCGGCCGCCTCGAAGTCGGCCGCATCGGCCTGAAAGGCCAGCACCTCGGTCCCCTGCGCTGCAAGCTGCGCTTTGAGCGCTTCGGCCTCCTGCACGGAGCTGCGGTAGGTGAAGGCGACGCGGGCGCCGGCCTTTGCGAAGGCCTCCACGATGGCGCGGCCGATGCCGCGCGTACCGCCGGTAACCAGTACGGACTGGCCGGAGAAATCGAACGCCATGACTCAGGAGGTTTGTTGCAGGAGGGATTCCAGTTCGTCGGCCGTTCCGGCCGTGGCCACTTCCACGTCGCGACCCAGCGTAC contains these protein-coding regions:
- a CDS encoding type 1 glutamine amidotransferase; its protein translation is MHLHVLQHVPFEGPAHIATWAQQRGHRLSFTRFYADEKLPEPEAVEGVVVMGGPMGVYDEDRYPWLRDEKAFLRAVLEAGRPVVGVCLGAQLLAEVLGGRVYPGPQPEIGWFPVRRTSQGRVHPLLADMPDELTVFHWHGDTFDLPPGAVHLMESAACAHQAFVWKDRALGLQFHLEMTPASVQALVRAGRAELEAARVRSASVQPAEALLAHPAEAYRPLHEVLERLLDRVLGVQ
- a CDS encoding ChaN family lipoprotein, yielding MSRRILLIGSLLVALGVRAQTPEPGLFTADGRPASWTQLLEVAGAVEVVFLGEQHDDTVAHRRQLRVLEALQERYGDERPLVLSLEMFERDVQLVLDEYRAGLITEAQFLEAARPWRNYERDYRPLVEFARAHGWTILAANAPRRYVNRVSRLGREALTALSPQARAYLPPLPYPEPSDLYRRRFLKLMRGAGHGPMHVDPERLLQAQALWDATMAYTLAEHLMRQPEALIVHVTGAFHVEARLGTPEMLRRYRPGTRMLVVVLRPSADPLRFDPAQHMGLGDFVWLTPDH
- a CDS encoding DEAD/DEAH box helicase translates to MAEEPVRSPYTTVIDLTRRAQQKKQEAAAVQATGEPLPEVSLAELPERMQQAARAIGWTELMPVQRRTLPYLLEGRDVIVQSQTGSGKTGAFLLPLFERLDPSRGQVQALILTPTRELARQISEAFEQMKTGVSGAQSLRAVLVYGGVRYGPQLKALEQGAQVVIGTPGRILDLIERGALRLGALQVLVFDEADEMLSMGFYPAMRQLKRYLPRERNTAMFSATMPPRVQALAREFLKDPAFVSLSTDRIAAETIEHRYFIVPPMEKDRALVQLIELENPESAIIFANTKRDVEYLGQFLKNYGYNADAITGDLPQKQRERIMDRLRKGQLRLLVATDVAARGIDISDLSHVFMYDVPQDPEYYVHRSGRTGRVGKEGTTIVLVTPLEEARLRAIARQYDIPLEKGTLPTPETVAERVAERAVALLEDRYRETTSLDRERIARFVPLVEQLAQEEPELLAMLVDALYVHEGHRRGIRSEAEAEAPSPEQSAPPGKKRRRSRRKKS
- the fabG gene encoding 3-oxoacyl-[acyl-carrier-protein] reductase, with product MAFDFSGQSVLVTGGTRGIGRAIVEAFAKAGARVAFTYRSSVQEAEALKAQLAAQGTEVLAFQADAADFEAAGRVVEAVLEAWGKIDVLVNNAGITRDNLLLRMSEADWDAVLAANLKSVFNFCKQVYRPMMRQRSGRIINISSVVGVVGNAGQTNYAASKAGIIGFSKSLARELGSRGITVNVVAPGYIETDMTAALPEQARQAMLSGIPLGRPGTPEDVAQAVLFLASPAAGYITGHVLHVDGGMAM